Proteins encoded within one genomic window of Numenius arquata chromosome 12, bNumArq3.hap1.1, whole genome shotgun sequence:
- the LOC141471198 gene encoding bactericidal permeability-increasing protein-like, protein MSSAPASRSQHHPQGTLGPAWLCLLLLLTACMPTASTNPGIKARLTRRALEFGRWFGLEQLQSLLQKEHELNLTGSYRNPLLGTLTYAVPRIRIHELQINDSTVDFTEDVGVRLTVQRARIRLSADWEAQLGAIQDKGSIEIRVRDLAVAAVLGVSVDGSGRPMVWSVSCDAHGTDLHLEFHRGYSWLYNTLAPLLQKALRHELNKELCLELGRSVNRLEAALKHMKVSTQLDPFAAIDYSLLERPVITAEHGDIALKGEFFGVGKYQQRPSSAKPVALPVALPAALPMALAAAHEPMLLLAITDFVANSAAFTYFTTGALHRNISSDMLPRRFPLQLRTKSMGVFSPQLQERYPDHPMELHLSARRQPLFSCRPNALHGSLFSSAEAFVVLPNATRVPAFLLNINANVTGKPTITRNKLRGTVSLKGLSVEQVTSHVGPVEVKRLENLLKFSLWLFGVPWANKRLQAGIPLPTLHGLSLLNPRISLQEGFMLIATDLQYES, encoded by the exons ATGTCCTCTGCTCCAGCCTCCAGGTCCCAGCACCATCCCCAAGGCACATTGGGGCCGGCGTGGCTCTGCCTCCTGCTTCTGCTGACTGCCTGCATGCCCACGGCCAGCACCAACCCCGGCATCAAGGCCCGGCTGACCCGGAGAGCGCTGGAATTTG gccgatggtttgggctggagcagctccagtCGCTGCTGCAGAAGGAGCATGAGCTGAACCTGACAGGCTCCTACCGCAACCCTCTCCTGGGGACACTCACCTACGCTGTGCCCCG GATCCGAATCCACGAGCTGCAGATAAATGACTCCACTGTGGACTTCACCGAGGACGTAGGGGTGAGGCTGACGGTGCAGCGCGCCCGCATCCGGCTGAGTGCGGACTGGGAAGCCCAGCTGGGCGCCAT CCAGGACAAGGGCTCCATCGAAATCCGCGTGCGTGACCTGGCCGTGGCGGCTGTGCTGGGGGTGAGCGTGGATGGCAGCGGCCGCCCCATGGTGTGGAGCGTCAGCTGCGACGCCCACGGCACTGACCTGCACTTGGAGTTTCACCGAGGATACAG CTGGCTCTACAACACGCTGGCACCGCTACTCCAGAAGGCCCTGCGCCATGAGCTGAACAAGGAG ctctgcctcGAGCTCGGCAGGAGTGTCAACAGGCTGGAGGCTGCTCTGAAGCACATGAAAG TGTCCACCCAGCTGGACCCCTTTGCCGCCATTGACTACTCCCTACTGGAGCGGCCGGTCATCACGGCGGAGCATGGGGACATCGCCCTCAAG GGGGAGTTCTTCGGCGTGGGCAAGTACCAGCAGAGACCCTCCTCAGCCAAGCCCGTGGCACTGCCCGTGGCattgcctgcagctctgcccatGGCACTGGCCGCGGCACATGAGCCCATGCTGTTGCTGGCCATCACCGACTTCGTTGCCAACTCGGCCGCATTCACGTACTTCACGACTGGAGCTCTGCACAGGAACATCTCCAGTGACATG CTCCCACGGCGGTTCCCACTCCAGCTGAGGACCAAGAGCATGGGGGttttctccccacag CTGCAGGAGCGCTACCCGGACCACCCCATGGAGCTGCACCTCTCAGCCCGCCGGCAACCCCTGTTCTCCTGCCGCCCCAATGCCCTGCATGGgtccctcttcagctctgccGAGGCCTTTGTGGTGCTGCCCAACGCCACCCGTGTCCCTGCTTTTCTGCTGAACATC AATGCCAATGTGACGGGGAAGCCAACCATCACCAGGAACAAGCTCAGGGGCACCGTGAGCCTGAAGGG GCTCAGCGTGGAGCAGGTGACATCACATGTGGGCCCAGTAGAG GTGAAGAGGCTGGAGAATCTCCTGAAGTTCAGCCTGTGGCtttttggggtgccctgggcAAACA AGCGTCTCCAGGCTggcatccccctgcccaccctgcatGGCCTCAGCCTTCTCAACCCCCGGATCTCGCTGCAGGAG GGCTTCATGCTCATCGCCACAGACCTGCAGTACGAGTCCTGA